A genomic stretch from Prionailurus bengalensis isolate Pbe53 chromosome E2, Fcat_Pben_1.1_paternal_pri, whole genome shotgun sequence includes:
- the LOC122494948 gene encoding insulin growth factor-like family member 3 isoform X2, with protein MIPRRCILGVPVCITIFFLQGSKAVADAPTGSGLWLCQPAPRCGDQVYDPLQHCCSDDTILPLNRTRQCGPNCTFWPCLELCCPESFGPKRFVVKLKVLGTQSQCPSSPISRICPS; from the exons ATGATACCACGAAGGTGTATCTTAG GAGTTCCTGTCTGCATAACAATTTTCTTCCTCCAGGGTTCAAAGGCAGTGGCAG ATGCCCCCACGGGCTCAGGTCTGTGGCTGTGCCAGCCCGCCCCTCGGTGTGGGGACCAGGTCTACGACCCCTTGCAGCACTGCTGTAGCGATGACACCATCCTGCCCCTGAACCGGACTCGCCAATGTGGCCCCAACTGCACCTTCTGGCCCTGCCTGGAGCTCTGCTGTCCCGAGTCCTTTGGCCCCAAGAGGTTTGTTGTGAAGTTGAAGGTCCTGGGTACCCAGTCCCAGTGCCCTTCGTCGCCCATCTCCAGGATCTGCCCCAG ctGA
- the LOC122494948 gene encoding insulin growth factor-like family member 3 isoform X1, with the protein MIPRRCILGVPVCITIFFLQGSKAVAVSPPDAPTGSGLWLCQPAPRCGDQVYDPLQHCCSDDTILPLNRTRQCGPNCTFWPCLELCCPESFGPKRFVVKLKVLGTQSQCPSSPISRICPS; encoded by the exons ATGATACCACGAAGGTGTATCTTAG GAGTTCCTGTCTGCATAACAATTTTCTTCCTCCAGGGTTCAAAGGCAGTGGCAG TGTCTCCACCAGATGCCCCCACGGGCTCAGGTCTGTGGCTGTGCCAGCCCGCCCCTCGGTGTGGGGACCAGGTCTACGACCCCTTGCAGCACTGCTGTAGCGATGACACCATCCTGCCCCTGAACCGGACTCGCCAATGTGGCCCCAACTGCACCTTCTGGCCCTGCCTGGAGCTCTGCTGTCCCGAGTCCTTTGGCCCCAAGAGGTTTGTTGTGAAGTTGAAGGTCCTGGGTACCCAGTCCCAGTGCCCTTCGTCGCCCATCTCCAGGATCTGCCCCAG ctGA